The genomic region GAATTGGAATTACTCCATTAGGCTTAAAGTCAATAACTACATAAATAGGTCAATACATGAACAATTTGGAGATTGCTCAAACACAAAGCAAAAGCTTAATCTAAAGTACAACTACGAATTGAAAAAACAATCGCAAACTAAATCCAAACAAAACGGATATGAAAACTAAAAAGCATAGTAAACTACTCCACCCTAGAACTAATATAAACTCTCAATAATTAAGGCCTAAAACCTCAAGGTATACCTTTCATCATATATAGAGAGAAAGATTAATTCTAAGGCTTGATAAGGATCTTTCCTAGTGAGACTAGGAACTCAGCCTTCCTCTGCTTCCAACTTGACTTCCCAGTGTGAGCAATGCCTAGGTTTTAATCAGGGGTAGCAGAAAACCCTAATTCATTAAGGTTCAGTGGGACTGGAATTATTGCAAAAGCATGTTTCAGGCGCTTGCCGTCTGGATTGATGTTAAGTTAGCTAAATTTAGCTACGCAAATATTGGCTAAATTGACTCTTAGTTCTAATCTTAATTTTTCCTCGTGTGATTAGTTATACCATACGGTATTGACACCTTTGTTGCTCGACATTGTATGAACTAGTTTCTTTTCAATAAAATTAGATGTCGTTCCCTCAAAAAACAAAAGAAGAAGAAGAAGAAGGCTCAATAAAAACTTCAAATCGTGTGACTATCTTCCTTCTCACTTATTAATTTGATAATTCTGCTATGCATACTATGCGCACTGCATAGTATGCAGTCAAGTATTTAGCTACATGTGATTTTATTTTAAAATACAAGTGTATTTACAACTATAAGATCAACTTAAAGGAAAAATGAGCTTTGCATTCTCAACCGTTCAAACTGTGCTGCATAGCATATCGTGCTGCACAACAGGCATATCCTTTGATAGATTTCAACACATTAACAAATTGACACGACTTGAACAGTTAGACCTGACTCGATCGTTGGATCCAAACCCTTGCGATCTCAAAATACAAGAAATGAGGTAAATGCAAACATGAACATTCAAGGTCCAGGAAGAGTAAGAAACACATTGAACTGAATTGTTTACTGATGCTTAATGAATGAAGCAAACCTCCTAATCAAATCCACAGCTTTCTCATACTTGAGGTCCTCTAAATGGAAGCAATGATCCTATCCTTCATTCTCTACAATCTCCACACTCCCTTCCCACCCACTCTTCCTCAATTCCTCCACATAATTCTTCCCCACACCATTCAAATGATCCTTCTCAGCAACAAACACCAACACCCTCTCACACCCAAGCCTTCTCAGATCCTCTACACTCGGTCTCAGCCTACAATCCTGCAACCCATTATTATCACGACACATGTAAAGCCACATGGCATCATCCTCTGTCCCACCAAAATAGGGATGCACCAGAACAGCCCCGACTATTTTCACCCCGGGTAAACCCAACGACCCGACCCGACCCGAACAGCCAGATCATGCGAAATATTTCCTCCGGCGCTGTCCCCGGCGACAAAGACCCTCTCAAAGTCGGCGTGTTCGTTCAACCAGGGCTCGGGTCCGTTTCGGTTACAATGCGACGAGACCCAGTTGAGCGCGGCCCACGGGTCGTCGTAGCAAGCCGGGATAGGGTGCTCAGGTGCCAGCCTGTACTCGACGGAAACGGCGATGACGTCAGCCTCGGAGGATAGAGTGCTGACGTAGTTGTGTATGTGAGGGGAGAATGCGGATTCGAAGGAGAACCCGCCGCCGTGGACGTGGAAGAGGACGGGGAGTTTCCGGGTCGGGTCGCGGATCTGGGGGAGGAAAACGCGGGCGGAGATGGCGGGTTCGGAGGAGATGACGACGTCTTTGGATCGGACTCCGGTGACCGGGTCGTCTTTGGGCGGGATTTTATGGGTTTGGTGGAACTTCTCGACCCGGCCGGATTCGTATACACGGAAGAAGCGGAACTCGTGAGTTACGGCGTCGTTTAAGATGGGTTGTGTGGTTAGCGAACGAGATTGGAGGCAGATTTGGAGGAAGGGTCTTGTAGGGTTTAATGGTGAGGTGGTGCGGTGGTGCGGTGGAGATAGTGGAAGAGAGGAAGGCGGAGAGATAGCATTGGAGCTGAGCTACGGGGTTGCGGCTAGGGCTCTTCTGTGTAATGCTGGTAGCCAAGTTACCTGGGAAGCTAAAAACAAAGAGATTTTCTTGGTAAATAGTAAAATCAGTGGGTCGTAAATCTCCAGGTTCTGCATTTCTGCAATCTGCAGGGTCCTTAAATTTTCCTTATCTGGTAACTTCGGCATGGTCTTCATTAATGTTTAGGAAAAAACATACGAGTCTCTACAAATTGGTGGAACTACCTTTCCCAACTTTGAATTTTAAGTTCCATTTTTATCGATTTGATCGGTTCGTACTTGTATAGATGTGTGCTAACTTTCTTTTGACAAACTGAAGTCAGCACTAGGGTGATCAGGAGCTCAGGACTCAGAATTGGCGGTTTTCATTAACAAATAAGTTTGGGTTGGTGGTAATCTTTTCATATCAAGATTAGCCGCACCAAATTGAATATTTCTTTTTGTTCGAAAAGCAAAAAAAAGATTACGACCTAAAACATCTTATACAACCAAGAGTGATGAGATGAAAATAGTAGGCATGAGAGGCATTAAGTTGCGAATTATCATGCCGGCCATACTCTAGCATCGACCAAGTTTCACAAGTTCATGTCAAAAAACTAGCTTCACAATGTATATGCCGGGAAGATACATTATGTCGAGCGAGCGCCACACCACCAATTTGTATTGGTGTCGAATTGTAGCAACAAATATGAAGCAAAATTTTTAAGAATTGTTAAATTTTGATTTCCGGTGCCTACAAATGTTTGAATCGATTCAAACTTGCTTTGGTTGCTAGAAGTAGATGAGCACGCCAAAGTATTATGTCCCAAATCGATCTCTTACAAATCGCTGATTATTGTCAAGGGTTACAAGGACGGTAGTACATCTATAACGCTTACAAACTCTGAAAGCAATCTATGAATTAATGAAAGAACAAACAGTCTTGATCAAATCCAGGGCCTGCTCATCCTTAGTCTCATGCAAATGAAAGCAATGCTCCTTTCCTTTATTCTCCTTCATCTCCACACTCCCTTTCCACCCACTCTTCTTCAGCCCCTCCACATAGCTCCTCCCCACTCCGTTCAAATGATCCTTCTCCGCCACAAACACCAACACCTTCTCACACCCGAGCCGCCGTAGATCCTCCGCCGCCGGCTTCAGCCTCCTATCTTGCAACCCTTCATTCTCCTTGTTTATATACAGCCACATCTTATCATCATCAGTCCCACCAAAGTAGGGATGCATCAGAATCGCACCCACCACTTTCACTCCGGGCAACCCGACCGACCCGACCCGGGACACCAGAGTGTGTGTTATGTTCCCTCCCGCGCTGTCCCCGCCGATGAAGACTCGGTTGAAGTCGGCGTATTCGTTTAGCCATTGATCCGACCCGGTTCCGTCGGCGTGGGTGGCGACCCATTGGAGGGCGGCCCAGGAGTCCTCGTAGCAAGCGGGTATGGGCCGGGTCGGGAAGAGGCCGTACTCGACGGAGACGGCGATGACGTCGGCGGAGGAGGAGATGGTGGAGACGTAGTTGTGGTAGGTGGAGGAGAAGGCGGACTGCATGCAGAAGCCGCCGCCGTGGACGTAGAAGAGGAGGGGGAGTTTTCGGGTCGGTTCCTCGGCGGATTTGGGGACGAAGATGCGGGCGGAGATGGGTGGGTCGGTGGAAATGGTGACGTCTTTGGAACGGACGCCGGTGGTGAGGTCGTCGGCGGCGGGGATTTTGTCGAAGGAGGGATGGGTTCGGTGGATGGTGCCGTCTTTGTGGACGCGGAAGAAGCGGAAGACGTGTTCGACGTCGGAGTGATCGCCGGCGGCGGCCATTGGAGAAAGGGAAGAGAGAGTGGTGGTGGTGACTGGAGTGATTGAATGAGAAGGTTTTACTGGAATTTATGCGGAGATTCAACTACTTGTCTTTGGTTTTTGATTCAACTAATTTTCTTGGTAGTGAACCAGCTGCTTTTCTATTAGCTTTTGACTACTTGAAATGGCGGACCGAAGAAGGGGAACGGGAATCTGCTTTTAGCGACAGTGGTAGTGCGGACTGCGGTAGAGCTTGGCTCAATACTATTTGGATTTTGACTTTTGAGGTTCGACAAGAAGTTTTTTCGTCGCCTGAGGTTGGTCTTTGGCGACGAAATCAGTTTCTAAACTCATTTTATAATCTCTCATTCAGTTTCCAAATCTGAAACAAACAAAAAAAATGGGGAAAGCTGCCAAATCTAATTTCTTGCTTTTGCTATTTCAGTGTGAAATTCTTTCATTTCGATGATCATTAAGTTTTTCAACCTCTACCCATTAGCTTTTAGCATGGTATGATCTTTTTCTCTCTTTTTCATCACATCTTCCATGTTTTCCGACGAGTTTCCGGTGAAGAATTCTGGTCAAGTATTGTTGATATTTTAGTTTGTGTGATTATAATACAATATGTATGTGTGATTATGATGTAGCAAAAGTGATTAAATATATATATATATATATATATTTTGAAGGGTCCGATTCTTAAGACATTAAATTTGACATAATTTTGACACTATTTATTGACCATTAGATTTTTAAAAATTCAATGGTCTAGATCAATTGTTGGTATGATGTTAACCTACAACAACTGACATGGCAAGCTGCTTCGCCTGCATCCGTTAGGTCGCGGGTTCGAGTCTCCTGGGGGTAAGTGGGGAACCACTATTGATCCTATTTAAAAGAAGAGAAAAAAAAACAACAACTGACATGACAAGTGACATGGAATTATTTGATTTCATAATAAATCAAATTAAAAGAAAAGAAAAAAAATTTGAATAAACAAAATCGATCTGTACGATAAAAAGAAAAAGACAACCACCACGAAGAACAGAAGAACACAAGACCAAGACCTAGAAACATGAGAACAGAATACAGAGGAGCAAAACAACCAAGACGTTGTACTCCTAATGATTTCGTATTTGCATCGAGAGAATGAGATGTTCAATTTATCACACAGGGCAGCTGATCCTCTGTCTCCGTTTCTCTGTCACCTTTCCTGTTTCCCTACCAAATTTTGACATTTGGCACTTAGTTGCCAAATCATCTTAACAACTCTAACCAGCTACTAACCTCGTTATACATTTAACCCAACTCTAACTCATGTAGAGTTCAACCCTTCCCCAACTTCTCTAATTAAAATAAACAAATTGTTCTAGGATATTCTCTATGTGTGCCTTGGCCTTATGCCAATAGGATATGTAGTTAGACTAGATCTATGTATTCATATCCTTACCATATTGGTATTGTGTAATTCCCTATATAAAGGGCTCCTATCAATGAATAAGATGATGATTCTCTTGCTATCTCTTTGTCTCTACACTTTATTCTTCATCACGTTATCATGCACTTTGTTCTAACCCTAGAGCCAATAGCCCACCATTTTTTTCCAAACCNNNNNNNNNNNNNNNNNNNNNNNNNNNNNNNNNNNNNNNNNNNNNNNNNNNNNNNNNNNNNNNNNNNNNNNNNNNNNNNNNNNNNNNNNNNNNNNNNNNNNNNNNNNNNNNNNNNNNNNNNNNNNNNNNNNNNNNNNNNNNNNNNNNNNNNNNNNNNNNNNNNNNNNNNNNNNNNNNNNNNNNNNNNNNNNNNNNNNNNNNNNNNNNNNNNNNNNNNNNNNNNNNNNNNNNNNNNNNNNNNNNNNNNNNNNNNNNNNNNNNNNNNNNNNNNNNNNNNNNNNNNNNNNNNNNNNNNNNNNNNNNNNNNNNNNNNNNNNNNNNNNNNNNNNNNNNNNNNNNNNNNNNNNNNNNNNNNNNNNNNNNNNNNNNNNNNNNNNNNNNNNNNNNNNNNNNNNNNNNNNNNNNNNNNNNNNNNNNNNNNNNNNNNNNNNNNNNNNNNNNNNNNNNNNNNNNNNNNNNNNNNNNNNNNNNNNNNNNNNNNNNNNNNNNNNNNNNNNNNNNNNNNNNNNNNNNNNNNNNNNNNNNNNNNNNNNNNNNNNNNNNNNNNNNNNNNNNNNNNNNNNNNNNNNNNNNNNNNNNNNNNNNNNNNNNNNNNNNNNNNNNNNNNNNNNNNNNNNNNNNNNNNNNNNNNNNNNNNNNNNNNNNNNNNNNNNNNNNNNNNNNNNNNNNNNNNNNNNNNNNNNNNNNNNNNNNNNNNNNNNNNNNNNNNNNNNNNNNNNNNNNNNNNNNNNNNNNNNNNNNNNNNNNNNNNNNNNNNNNNNNNNNNNNNNNNNNNNNNNNNNNNNNNNNNNNNNNNNNNNNNNNNNNNNNNNNNNNNNNNNNNNNNNNNNNNNNNNNNNNNNNNNNNNNNNNNNNNNNNNNNNNNNNNNNNNNNNNNNNNNNNNNNNNNNNNNNNNNNNNNNNNNNNNNNNNNNNNNNNNNNNNNNNNNNNNNNNNNNNNNNNNNNNNNNNNNNNNNNNNNNNNNNNNNNNNNNNNNNNNNNNNNNNNNNNNNNNNNNNNNNNNNNNNNNNNNNNNNNNNNNNNNNNNNNNNNNNNNNNNNNNNNNNNNNNNNNNNNNNNNNNNNNNNNNNNNNNNNNNNNNNNNNNNNNNNNNNNNNNNNNNNNNNNNNNNNNNNNNNNNNNNNNNNNNNNNNNNNNNNNNNNNNNNNNNNNNNNNNNNNNNNNNNNNNNNNNNNNNNNNNNNNNNNNNNNNNNNNNNNNNNNNNNNNNNNNNNNNNNNNNNNNNNNNNNNNNNNNNNNNNNNNNNNNNNNNNNNNNNNNNNNNNNNNNNNNNNNNNNNNNNNNNNNNNNNNNNNNNNNNNNNNNNNNNNNNNNNNNNNNNNNNNNNNNNNNNNNNNNNNNNNNNNNNNNNNNNNNNNNNNNNNNNNNNNNNNNNNNNNNNNNNNNNNNNNNNNNNNNNNNNNNNNNNNNNNNNNNNNNNNNNNNNNNNNNNNNNNNNNNNNNNNNNNNNNNNNNNNNNNNNNNNNNNNNNNNNNNNNNNNNNNNNNNNNNNNNNNNNNNNNNNNNNNNNNNNNNNNNNNNNNNNNNNNNNNNNNNNNNNNNNNNNNNNNNNNNNNNNNNNNNNNNNNNNNNNNNNNNNNNNNNNNNNNNNNNNNNNNNNNNNNNNNNNNNNNNNNNNNNNNNNNNNNNNNNNNNNNNNNNNNNNNNNNNNNNNNNNNNNNNNNNNNNNNNNNNNNNNNNNNNNNNNNNNNNNNNNNNNNNNNNNNNNNNNNNNNNNNNNNNNNNNNNNNNNNNNNNNNNNNNNNNNNNNNNNNNNNNNNNNNNNNNNNNNNNNNNNNNNNNNNNNNNNNNNNNNNNNNNNNNNNNNNNNNNNNNNNNNNNNNNNNNNNNNNNNNNNNNNNNNNNNNNNNNNNNNNNNNNNNNNNNNNNNNNNNNNNNNNNNNNNNNNNNNNNNNNNNNNNNNNNNNNNNNNNNNNNNNNNNNNNNNNNNNNNNNNNNNNNNNNNNNNNNNNNNNNNNNNNNNNNNNNNNNNNNNNNNNNNNNNNNNNNNNNNNNNNNNNNNNNNNNNNNNNNNNNNNNNNNNNNNNNNNNNNNNNNNNNNNNNNNNNNNNNNNNNNNNNNNNNNNNNNNNNNNNNAGCTCGGCTAGATGTTATTTCTAGATGCCAAATAGCATTGCCATTGCGTACAATGATTGGTCATTTGAGATGAATAAGTTTAGGTTGGATATGAACCTCCACCTATAATCCGCATATGTAGAAACCTTGTCAGGCGATCTCATTCACCGCTAAATTGCGGAT from Fragaria vesca subsp. vesca linkage group LG3, FraVesHawaii_1.0, whole genome shotgun sequence harbors:
- the LOC101303310 gene encoding probable carboxylesterase 1-like; this encodes MAAAGDHSDVEHVFRFFRVHKDGTIHRTHPSFDKIPAADDLTTGVRSKDVTISTDPPISARIFVPKSAEEPTRKLPLLFYVHGGGFCMQSAFSSTYHNYVSTISSSADVIAVSVEYGLFPTRPIPACYEDSWAALQWVATHADGTGSDQWLNEYADFNRVFIGGDSAGGNITHTLVSRVGSVGLPGVKVVGAILMHPYFGGTDDDKMWLYINKENEGLQDRRLKPAAEDLRRLGCEKVLVFVAEKDHLNGVGRSYVEGLKKSGWKGSVEMKENKGKEHCFHLHETKDEQALDLIKTVCSFINS